In Spinacia oleracea cultivar Varoflay chromosome 5, BTI_SOV_V1, whole genome shotgun sequence, a single window of DNA contains:
- the LOC110799602 gene encoding uncharacterized protein, giving the protein MGKGDAKKKEPAGKGKGKQAAGASDEGAKDKGASKGGKGDKLGTCNFVKARHILCEKQGKITEVYQKLQEGWLDSGDKVPPAEFGKLAMQYSECPSGKRGGDLGWFPRGKMAGPFQEVAFSTAIGATSPAFKSTHGYHIVLCEGRRG; this is encoded by the exons ATGGGAAAGGGGGACGCGAAGAAAAAGGAGCCTGCTGGAAAAGGTAAGGGAAAACAAGCAGCCGGTGCCAGCGACGAGGGTGCTAAGGATAAGGGCGCTTCAAAGGGTGGAAAGGGAGACAAGCTTGGAACTTGCAATTTTGTTAAAG CTAGGCATATATTATGTGAGAAACAAGGGAAAATTACTGAGGTATACCAGAAACTACAAGAAGGCTGGCTTGACAGTGGGGATAAGGTTCCGCCAGCTGAGTTTGGAAAG ttGGCAATGCAATACTCGGAATGTCCTTCTGGCAAAAGGGGCGGGGATCTAGGATGGTTTCCACGAGGAAAGATGGCCGGCCCATTTCAGGAGGTTGCTTTCAGCACTGCTATAGGAGCCACAAGTCCAGCATTCAAATCTAC GCATGGTTACCACATAGTATTGTGCGAAGGTCGGAGGGGCTAA
- the LOC110799612 gene encoding FHA domain-containing protein DDL, whose amino-acid sequence MSPSVTRKSPAGYRSSRPSVSPERDHGEPRRRRRSPAVSSPRSKSPPRRERSPARHRNTHRGRGGSPVRERHSCHVNSPKRENSSSSLPRSPSPRTKRLRRVEAERDAGKSFEREHEKNHGKGNEKSKHERNLKERDSGREVPKDRRERKSDRERERDSEKGRVRDGADVESSRSRHRQSESPSNHHRHHSRHHSHSPPPASRSRARDEDEENRGDEHRDDARDALAKMEATEQALTTKEKQKPSFELSGKLAEETNRVKGVTLLFNEPPDAKKPNARWRLYVFKGGEVLNEPLYVHRQSCYLFGRERRVADIPTDHPSCSKQHAVLQYRQVEKEQPDGMLSKQVRPYLMDLGSTNKTFINESPIEAQRYYELLEKDTIKFGNSSREYVLLHENSN is encoded by the exons ATGAGTCCTTCGGTTACTCGAAAATCTCCAGCAGGGTACCGTTCATCAAGGCCCTCAGTCTCTCCAGAGAGGGATCATGGCGAACCTCGCAGAAGAAGAAGATCCCCTGCTGTGAGCTCTCCTCGTAGTAAGAGCCCACCCCGTAGAGAAAGATCCCCTGCTCGTCACAGAAATACTCACAGGGGTAGGGGTGGTTCTCCAGTGAGGGAGAGGCACTCATGCCACGTTAATTCACCCAAACGAGAAAATTCGAGTTCTTCTCTCCCAAGATCTCCATCACCTAGGACTAAACGTTTGAGGAGAGTTGAGGCTGAAAGGGATGCTGGAAAATCTTTCGAGAGGGAACACGAAAAAAATCATGGGAAGGGAAATGAAAAGTCTAAGCACGAGAGGAATCTTAAGGAAAGAGATTCCGGAAGGGAAGTTCCCAAGGATAGAAGGGAGCGGAAATCCGATAgagaaagggaaagagatagtGAAAAAGGAAGAGTTAGAGATGGTGCAGATGTTGAATCTTCTAGATCAAGACACCGGCAATCCGAGTCACCATCaaatcatcatcgtcatcacaGTCGGCACCATTCACACTCACCTCCACCAGCTTCTCGTTCAAGAGCTCGTGATGAG GATGAAGAAAATAGAGGAGATGAACACAG AGATGATGCTAGGGATGCTCTAGCAAAAATGGAGGCTACTGAACAGGCATTGACAACAAAGGAAAAG CAAAAACCTTCATTTGAGCTATCAGGAAAGCTTGCTGAAGAAACCAACAGAGTAAAAG GTGTTACTCTGCTTTTCAACGAACCTCCTGATGCTAAGAAACCTAATGCAAGATGGCGCCTGTATGTTTTTAAGGGTGGTGAAGTGTTAAACG AGCCGCTTTACGTACATCGTCAGAGTTGTTACCTATTTGGAAGAGAGAGAAGGGTTGCTGACATCCCTACCGATCATCCATCTTGTAGCAAACAACATGCAGTCCTTCAATATCG GCAAGTTGAAAAAGAGCAACCTGACGGCATGTTGTCAAAGCAAGTAAG GCCGTACTTGATGGACCTTGGAAGTACAAATAAGACCTTCATTAAT gagagtccaattgaagcTCAACGTTATTATGAGCTCCTTGAGAAGGATACCATAAAATTTGGCAATAGTAG TCGAGAATATGTGCTGCTACATGAAAACTCCAATTAG